One window of Dehalobacterium formicoaceticum genomic DNA carries:
- a CDS encoding threonine/serine ThrE exporter family protein: MFNNQLLSRILDIGEQMLISGAEISRVEDSISRMCIAYQVKRVDVLTITSVIQVSVHLENGEVFTQSRRIRAYATNLNKLDKLNKLSRNICSSLPDLEYIDKELEEINKEQPYSQYAHYLIYALVAGSFTIFFGGNMADGLASAMIGMLLKFLVNAAQKVDKNLLMINIFCSFAVGAVAIFAVQWGFGNNLEKILIGNIMLMIPGLALTTSIRDMISGDTISGLLRFSEAILLATSIALGFGLAEILFGGRLV; the protein is encoded by the coding sequence ATGTTTAACAATCAATTATTAAGCCGCATCTTGGATATTGGGGAACAAATGCTGATCAGCGGAGCTGAAATCAGCCGTGTCGAGGATTCCATCAGCCGAATGTGCATAGCTTATCAGGTCAAAAGGGTCGATGTATTAACCATTACGTCGGTGATCCAGGTATCCGTGCATTTAGAGAATGGTGAAGTATTCACTCAAAGCAGAAGAATTCGGGCGTACGCTACCAACTTAAACAAATTAGACAAGTTGAACAAGCTATCCCGGAATATTTGCAGCTCCTTACCGGATTTAGAGTATATTGACAAAGAGTTGGAAGAAATCAACAAGGAGCAACCTTATTCCCAATATGCTCATTATTTGATTTATGCCTTGGTCGCCGGTTCTTTCACCATCTTCTTTGGCGGAAATATGGCCGATGGTTTGGCATCTGCCATGATTGGGATGCTTTTAAAATTCTTGGTTAATGCTGCCCAAAAAGTGGATAAAAATTTACTTATGATCAATATTTTCTGTTCTTTTGCCGTTGGTGCTGTGGCTATTTTCGCTGTTCAATGGGGGTTTGGCAATAATTTGGAGAAAATTTTAATCGGAAATATCATGTTGATGATTCCCGGATTAGCCCTGACCACTTCGATTCGGGATATGATCAGCGGTGACACCATATCCGGCTTGCTGCGATTTAGTGAAGCCATTTTACTAGCAACATCTATTGCTCTTGGCTTTGGACTTGCCGAGATCCTTTTTGGAGGTAGATTGGTATGA
- a CDS encoding threonine/serine exporter family protein — translation MMSIIQIFTAFLAALGFAMLYNVRGIKLLYAAIGGLLSWSVNLLAGYWLHHEAFQFFIAAFSVTIYAEICARINKTPTTTFLPASIIPLVPGGALYYSMQYAVNSMLDEFLSRSLYTASLAIAIAAGILLASSIWKVWLTALNFLESGLKRYK, via the coding sequence ATGATGAGTATAATTCAAATCTTTACAGCTTTTCTAGCTGCACTAGGTTTTGCCATGCTTTATAATGTTCGGGGGATTAAGCTGCTGTATGCGGCGATCGGCGGATTATTATCCTGGTCAGTCAATCTCTTGGCGGGGTATTGGCTGCATCATGAGGCGTTTCAATTCTTCATCGCTGCTTTTTCAGTGACCATCTATGCTGAAATCTGCGCCCGCATAAATAAAACCCCAACAACCACTTTTTTACCGGCTTCAATTATTCCTCTCGTACCCGGAGGGGCTTTATATTACTCGATGCAGTATGCAGTTAATAGCATGCTGGATGAGTTTCTTAGCAGGTCTTTATATACGGCCTCTCTGGCTATCGCTATAGCAGCGGGCATTTTGCTGGCCTCTTCTATTTGGAAAGTATGGCTGACGGCGCTGAATTTTTTGGAATCCGGTCTGAAGCGTTACAAATAA
- a CDS encoding MarR family winged helix-turn-helix transcriptional regulator gives MKETEKMLAYIDSYYDSYYRIDYLYYEWAADHGIKDTTLFVLHEIYMEKDECTQKNVTENLGYPKQTVSFVMNKLERQGIITRKKMPLDQRNNLVKLTEEGEIFASKMIREMKKHEIAAYLNMTEEERILVTEGLKTLANALERSFQKKKKPITRV, from the coding sequence ATGAAAGAAACTGAAAAGATGCTTGCATATATTGACAGCTACTATGACAGTTATTATCGCATCGATTATTTGTATTATGAGTGGGCGGCAGACCATGGGATCAAGGATACCACATTATTTGTTTTGCATGAAATTTATATGGAAAAGGATGAATGCACGCAAAAGAATGTAACGGAAAACCTTGGTTATCCTAAGCAAACGGTTTCTTTTGTCATGAATAAGCTGGAGCGGCAGGGAATCATTACCCGCAAAAAAATGCCCCTTGATCAGCGCAACAATCTGGTAAAATTAACAGAAGAGGGGGAAATTTTTGCGAGCAAAATGATTCGGGAGATGAAAAAACATGAAATTGCTGCCTATCTGAATATGACGGAAGAGGAGAGGATTTTGGTTACAGAGGGTCTGAAAACCTTGGCCAATGCGTTGGAAAGAAGTTTTCAGAAAAAGAAAAAACCGATCACAAGAGTTTAA
- the dapA gene encoding 4-hydroxy-tetrahydrodipicolinate synthase produces MKKKNVFKGIATALITPMDEQGVNYEQFGKIIDWQIAEGIDALVICGTTGESSTLSDDEHRKVIEFAIQQAAGKVPIIAGTGSNDTAYALDLTQHACAAGADALLIITPYYNKATQKGLIKMFTQIADQSTKPIIVYNVPSRTGVNIEPATYAELAEHENIVGIKEANGNISKIVETMSLVHGKLDLYTGNDDQIVPLMSLGGVGGISVISNIMPAKTREICTRFFNGDLTGSAELQCQLYPLINALFSEVNPIPVKAGMAAMGFCKDYLRSPLTPMEEANREKLLIQMRAWGLDV; encoded by the coding sequence ATGAAAAAGAAAAATGTTTTTAAAGGCATTGCTACAGCTCTCATTACACCTATGGATGAACAAGGCGTTAATTATGAACAGTTTGGGAAAATAATTGATTGGCAAATTGCAGAAGGAATTGATGCCCTGGTGATTTGCGGTACCACAGGTGAGTCCTCAACCCTGAGCGATGATGAACACAGAAAAGTCATTGAATTTGCCATTCAGCAGGCAGCTGGCAAGGTGCCCATCATAGCAGGCACAGGCAGCAATGACACCGCTTATGCTCTGGACCTTACCCAGCATGCTTGTGCAGCCGGTGCGGATGCGCTGCTGATTATCACCCCATACTATAACAAGGCAACGCAAAAAGGTTTAATCAAAATGTTTACTCAAATTGCCGATCAGAGTACAAAGCCTATCATTGTTTACAACGTGCCTTCAAGAACGGGTGTGAATATTGAACCTGCCACCTACGCGGAATTAGCTGAACATGAAAATATCGTAGGCATCAAAGAAGCAAACGGCAATATTTCAAAAATTGTGGAAACCATGTCTTTGGTACACGGCAAGCTGGATTTGTATACCGGTAATGATGATCAGATTGTGCCTTTGATGTCCCTGGGTGGAGTGGGGGGCATTTCCGTAATCTCCAACATTATGCCGGCAAAGACACGGGAGATTTGTACTCGTTTCTTCAATGGTGATCTTACCGGCAGCGCTGAATTGCAATGCCAGCTTTATCCTCTTATCAATGCACTGTTTTCAGAGGTAAACCCCATTCCTGTAAAAGCGGGGATGGCAGCCATGGGTTTCTGTAAGGATTATCTCAGATCACCCCTTACTCCTATGGAGGAAGCAAACCGTGAGAAACTGCTCATACAGATGAGAGCATGGGGATTAGACGTATAA
- a CDS encoding purine-cytosine permease family protein: MSDSALNPNNQAENQGEIRDYDITEYVPAEGRHFSFKDMMATWTCANANPTSWYVGNVIGALGLTGAVLAASVGNPVVYFILALVGYMGYKVGTSTMGLARVSFGITGSKVPSVINSMQFFGWCSVNTYIAAISMTYLLNYLFKVPAYGTPGGSGTMAVSIFVIMIITGTIAMFGGSRAIKLSENLAVVALVILSVWITYVALTTFSLSDIIAWKPDESIKITFGSAIDAIAALGIAWVMAVADYTRYTKTKAASTVAPMLGATFGMFWFCLVGSLSVIAVAVSTGVFDPYTADPATICAMLGLGQIANVLIIVSTIAVNLINVYSAGYSTANFSETLKPKTSMMIVTALAIVVALIPLFVGSFLDLFQVFLGYLGAVFPPCIAIILVDYYLLRKQKYDISQLGTKGGAYWYGNGINWYAMLCFAAGVVSYFASMKLAFVSNYFGSVFFCFFFTAILYYIVGSAVKGKMIVD; this comes from the coding sequence ATGTCAGACAGTGCATTAAATCCAAACAACCAGGCCGAGAACCAGGGTGAAATCAGAGACTATGATATTACAGAATACGTTCCCGCGGAGGGAAGGCACTTTTCGTTTAAAGATATGATGGCCACCTGGACCTGTGCCAATGCAAATCCGACATCTTGGTATGTGGGAAATGTGATCGGTGCTTTGGGCTTGACCGGAGCGGTTCTTGCCGCATCAGTTGGAAATCCTGTCGTCTACTTTATTCTTGCTTTAGTTGGTTACATGGGATACAAGGTAGGTACGTCTACCATGGGTTTGGCTCGCGTTTCCTTTGGTATTACAGGCAGCAAGGTTCCCTCTGTCATCAATTCCATGCAGTTTTTTGGCTGGTGTAGTGTCAACACCTACATTGCTGCCATTTCTATGACCTATTTACTGAACTATCTTTTCAAAGTACCGGCATATGGAACCCCTGGAGGTTCGGGAACCATGGCAGTCTCCATTTTCGTAATTATGATTATTACGGGAACCATCGCCATGTTCGGCGGATCCAGAGCCATTAAATTATCGGAAAATCTGGCTGTTGTTGCTTTGGTCATCCTTAGCGTGTGGATTACTTACGTTGCTCTGACCACTTTCTCTTTAAGTGATATTATCGCCTGGAAACCGGATGAAAGCATTAAAATTACCTTTGGGTCAGCGATTGATGCCATTGCCGCACTGGGTATTGCCTGGGTGATGGCAGTTGCAGACTATACCAGATATACGAAAACAAAAGCGGCGTCTACCGTTGCTCCCATGCTGGGCGCTACCTTCGGTATGTTCTGGTTTTGTTTGGTAGGAAGCTTAAGTGTAATTGCCGTTGCGGTAAGTACCGGTGTTTTTGACCCATATACCGCAGACCCGGCTACCATCTGTGCCATGCTGGGCTTAGGACAGATCGCCAATGTACTGATTATTGTTTCCACCATCGCTGTGAATTTAATTAACGTTTATTCCGCCGGTTATTCCACGGCTAATTTCAGTGAAACCTTAAAGCCCAAAACCTCGATGATGATTGTAACAGCTTTAGCGATTGTTGTGGCTTTAATTCCACTATTTGTGGGCAGTTTCCTGGACTTATTTCAGGTTTTCCTGGGTTACCTGGGAGCTGTATTTCCTCCTTGTATTGCTATTATATTGGTGGATTATTATTTGCTCCGTAAACAAAAATATGATATCAGTCAGCTGGGGACAAAAGGAGGAGCTTATTGGTACGGTAATGGTATCAATTGGTATGCAATGCTTTGTTTTGCTGCCGGGGTTGTCTCTTACTTTGCCTCGATGAAACTGGCTTTTGTTTCCAATTACTTTGGATCTGTATTTTTCTGTTTCTTTTTCACCGCAATTCTCTATTATATTGTAGGGTCTGCTGTTAAAGGAAAAATGATCGTTGATTAA
- a CDS encoding PadR family transcriptional regulator, whose translation MMSDNVLSLIDKNIKCSCRGYNLDKLIQPNVLTILAQQDLHGYMIIQELEKKNLFNDEKLDNTGVYRALKTLEDRGMVCSEWLFDDAGPAKKNYKITDKGIECLQTWISTLEDYKKSIENIIADAKNVLLQDDHHQKS comes from the coding sequence ATGATGTCTGATAATGTACTAAGTCTAATAGATAAAAACATTAAGTGCTCCTGCAGGGGCTATAACCTTGATAAGCTCATCCAGCCAAACGTTTTAACAATCCTTGCCCAACAAGATCTTCATGGATATATGATAATCCAGGAATTGGAGAAAAAGAATTTATTTAATGACGAAAAATTGGACAACACTGGGGTTTATCGAGCGTTGAAGACCTTGGAAGATCGGGGAATGGTTTGTTCTGAATGGCTCTTTGATGATGCCGGTCCCGCGAAGAAAAACTATAAAATCACCGACAAAGGTATTGAATGCCTGCAAACGTGGATTTCTACCCTGGAGGATTATAAAAAGTCTATTGAAAATATCATAGCAGACGCAAAAAATGTATTGCTGCAAGACGACCATCATCAAAAATCATAA
- the guaA gene encoding glutamine-hydrolyzing GMP synthase has translation MKQDMIVILDLGSQINTVIARMIRDLGVYSEIHPHDISLDKLSQLPNVKGIIINGGKNNLIGGVPIDTNHAIYDAGYPILAVNHQLAKGENKRESWPETEAETREVLKSFLFDICRAETNWNMKNFIDDQIDLIKKQVGDKKVLLALSGGVDSSVVAALLIKAIGKQLVCVHVNHGLMRKDESESVIEVFKNQMDANLVYVDASERFLNKLENIADPEEKRKIIGAEFIRVFEEEARKLEGIDFLAQGTIYPDIVESGTKTAAIVKSHHNVGGLPEDLKFELVEPLFHLFKDEVRACGLELGLPEEMVYRQPFPGPGLGVRCLGAITKDRLEAVRESDAILREEFKIAGLNKKVWQYFTIVPDFKSVGIKNDARSFEYPVIIRAINTIDAMTASIEQIEWPILLKITDRILNEVPNVNRVCYDLSPKPCATIEWE, from the coding sequence ATGAAACAGGATATGATTGTCATTTTGGATTTAGGCAGCCAAATAAACACAGTCATTGCCAGGATGATCCGTGACCTTGGTGTATATAGTGAAATTCATCCCCATGACATTTCATTGGATAAGCTTTCCCAATTACCAAACGTAAAGGGCATCATCATCAACGGGGGCAAAAACAATCTCATTGGCGGAGTCCCAATTGACACAAACCATGCCATCTACGATGCCGGTTATCCGATCCTGGCCGTCAATCATCAGCTGGCCAAGGGTGAAAATAAAAGAGAAAGCTGGCCGGAAACAGAAGCGGAAACCAGGGAAGTGCTAAAATCCTTTCTCTTTGATATCTGCAGGGCAGAAACAAATTGGAATATGAAAAACTTCATTGATGACCAAATCGATCTGATCAAAAAACAAGTGGGTGATAAGAAGGTTTTACTTGCCCTCTCCGGGGGCGTGGACAGCTCCGTTGTCGCTGCCTTACTGATCAAGGCCATCGGCAAACAACTGGTATGCGTTCATGTCAATCATGGTCTGATGCGCAAGGATGAGTCGGAAAGCGTCATTGAAGTATTCAAAAATCAAATGGATGCAAACCTGGTCTACGTTGATGCCAGTGAGCGTTTCCTGAATAAATTGGAAAATATCGCAGATCCCGAGGAAAAAAGAAAAATCATCGGTGCCGAATTTATTCGCGTATTTGAAGAAGAAGCTCGAAAATTGGAAGGTATCGATTTCCTGGCTCAAGGAACAATCTATCCTGATATCGTCGAAAGCGGAACTAAGACGGCCGCTATTGTAAAATCCCATCATAACGTGGGTGGTTTGCCCGAAGACTTAAAATTCGAGCTGGTAGAACCTCTTTTTCATCTCTTTAAGGATGAGGTCAGGGCCTGCGGCCTTGAACTTGGTCTGCCGGAAGAAATGGTGTACCGTCAACCTTTCCCGGGACCGGGACTAGGCGTGCGCTGCCTCGGCGCCATCACCAAGGACCGTCTGGAAGCGGTAAGGGAATCCGATGCTATTTTGCGGGAAGAGTTTAAAATTGCCGGTTTGAATAAAAAGGTATGGCAATATTTTACGATTGTGCCGGACTTTAAATCCGTAGGTATCAAGAATGATGCCCGGAGTTTCGAATATCCTGTTATCATTCGGGCGATTAACACCATTGATGCCATGACTGCCAGTATCGAACAAATTGAATGGCCGATTCTACTGAAAATCACAGACCGGATTTTGAACGAGGTACCCAATGTAAACCGGGTTTGCTATGATTTGAGTCCAAAACCTTGCGCGACAATTGAGTGGGAATAA